The proteins below come from a single Papaver somniferum cultivar HN1 chromosome 11, ASM357369v1, whole genome shotgun sequence genomic window:
- the LOC113325191 gene encoding uncharacterized protein K02A2.6-like, translating to MDSREGLWRIERRYKVIIGHTCMKTRNKCQGGVKSANVMERKYTHPGQCSTHQKVNGHLDILGPLIPGTGQKRYLIVVTDYFTKWEEVKAVQHIRDKDVFTFIFENIICRFGIPAQLVSDDGKKFEGEYIEMLLNAFKIQSGKSTLLYPQSNGQAEATNKTIADILKKKLEGYNKGWCKQVHNAV from the coding sequence aTGGATAGTAGAGAAGGTCTTTGGCGTATAGAACGAAGATACAAGGTTATTATTggtcatacatgcatgaagacgcGAAATAAGTGTCAAGGAGGTGTGAAGAGTGCCAAtgtcatggaaagaaaatacacgcACCCGGGGCAATGCTCAACTCATCAAAAAGTGAATGGCCATTTGGACATTTTGGGTCCATTAATACCAGGAACAGGGCAAAAACGATATTTAATAGTAGTGACAGACTATTTTACAAAGTGGGAAGAAGTGAAAGCAGTGCAGCACATTCGAGATAAAGATGTTTTCACATTCATATTTgagaatatcatttgcagattcggaatcccAGCACAACTAGTTTCCGATGATGGAAAAAAATTTGAAGGAGAATATATAGAAATGTTGCTTAATGCGTTCAAAATCCAAAGCGGGAAGTCCACCCTATTGTATCCACAAAGCAATGGTCAAGCTGAGGCGACCAATAAGACAATCGCAGAtatattgaagaaaaaattagaggGATATAATAAAGGATGGTGCAAACAAGTACACAATGCGGTATGA